The genomic window TGCCCAGAGTTACGGATTGTCAGGCTGGGTGAGAAACCTCCCTGACGGGAGGGTTGAAATACTCGTTGAAGGTGACGAAGAAGTTTTATGTAACTTCATAAGGGATGTGTGGAGGGGTCCAAGGTTGTCAAGGGTGGACAAGCTGGAGATTTTGAAGGAGGAGCAGGATGAACCTCTTACTGGTTTTGATATTCGCTATTAGCCTCCTGCCTACAGAAGGTAACGCTGCTAAATGCAGGCTCTATCACAAGGTCAAACCGGGGGAGAGTCTCTGGAGCGTGGCTGACAGATATAACATGTACATAGAGGATATCCTTAGAGCGAACCCGAAACTTGATAAAAAGAAG from Hydrogenivirga caldilitoris includes these protein-coding regions:
- a CDS encoding acylphosphatase; amino-acid sequence: MRFRIFVSGLVQGVGFRAYTHRVAQSYGLSGWVRNLPDGRVEILVEGDEEVLCNFIRDVWRGPRLSRVDKLEILKEEQDEPLTGFDIRY